A DNA window from Selenomonas sp. oral taxon 126 contains the following coding sequences:
- a CDS encoding peptidase U32 family protein yields the protein MKKPELLAPAGTMEKLQMALAYGADAAYLGGTQFGLRAFGGNFTNDEIRAAVQLAHGMGRKVYVTVNVFPHNDDLVSLPDYLRFLAEAGVNAVLVADLGVFMCAREVAPALPVHISTQANNVNWRTVRAWQELGAARVVLARELSREEIREIRRQTDVELELFVHGAMCISYSGRCLLSSYFTGRDANRGGCAQSCRWKYALVEKSRPGEYYPIAEDERGTYIMNSKDLCLLPYLDEVVASGIDSLKIEGRMKSVHYVASVVKAYRMALDAACAGTPYEVRAEWTEELGKVSHRAYTTGFFFGKTTEEDQIYGSSSYEQTSDFVGLVHSYDAESGLATVEQRNNMKLGQEIEIFQPRGASFRQELREMWDADGQPITAAPHPQQIVRIRMAQAVEPSSILRRDVQVKKEEVR from the coding sequence ATGAAGAAACCTGAGCTGCTCGCGCCCGCAGGGACGATGGAGAAGCTGCAGATGGCGCTCGCCTACGGCGCGGATGCGGCGTATCTCGGCGGCACGCAGTTCGGGCTGCGCGCGTTTGGCGGAAATTTCACGAACGATGAGATACGGGCTGCCGTGCAGCTGGCACACGGTATGGGGCGAAAAGTCTATGTGACGGTCAATGTATTCCCGCACAATGACGATCTCGTGTCACTGCCGGACTATCTGCGCTTTCTCGCGGAGGCTGGGGTGAACGCAGTACTCGTCGCCGATCTCGGCGTGTTCATGTGCGCGCGTGAGGTTGCACCTGCGCTGCCCGTACACATCAGCACGCAGGCAAACAATGTGAACTGGCGCACGGTGCGTGCGTGGCAGGAGCTCGGTGCAGCGCGCGTCGTGCTCGCACGCGAACTCTCGCGCGAGGAGATACGGGAGATTCGGCGGCAGACGGATGTGGAGTTGGAACTCTTTGTGCACGGTGCGATGTGCATTTCCTACTCAGGGCGCTGTCTCCTTAGCAGCTATTTCACGGGGCGCGATGCGAACCGCGGCGGATGCGCGCAGTCCTGCCGATGGAAATACGCCCTCGTGGAGAAGTCGCGTCCCGGAGAGTACTATCCCATCGCGGAGGATGAGCGCGGCACGTACATCATGAACTCGAAGGATCTCTGCCTCCTGCCGTATCTGGATGAGGTCGTCGCCTCGGGTATCGACAGCCTGAAGATCGAGGGGCGCATGAAGAGCGTCCACTATGTCGCGAGTGTGGTCAAGGCATACCGCATGGCGCTCGATGCTGCGTGTGCGGGTACCCCCTATGAAGTGCGGGCGGAGTGGACGGAGGAGCTTGGAAAGGTCTCGCACCGCGCCTATACGACGGGATTTTTCTTTGGCAAGACAACAGAGGAGGATCAGATCTACGGATCGTCCTCCTATGAGCAGACCTCGGACTTCGTGGGACTGGTGCATTCCTACGATGCAGAGAGCGGGCTTGCGACCGTGGAGCAGCGCAACAACATGAAGCTGGGGCAGGAGATCGAGATCTTTCAGCCGAGAGGAGCATCCTTTCGGCAGGAACTGAGAGAGATGTGGGATGCGGACGGGCAGCCGATCACGGCGGCGCCGCATCCGCAGCAGATCGTCCGCATACGGATGGCGCAGGCAGTCGAGCCAAGCAGTATTCTGCGCCGCGATGTCCAAGTGAAGAAGGAGGAAGTGCGATGA
- a CDS encoding acylphosphatase, translated as MSDVIRRYACAAGRVQGVGFRMFVRQQAVMNDITGWVMNMSDGTVTMELQGAASAVEAAFAAMRAGNYFIRVERLDIEEREPVDGERDFSIKY; from the coding sequence ATGAGCGATGTGATTCGCCGCTATGCGTGCGCTGCGGGGCGCGTGCAGGGCGTAGGATTCCGTATGTTCGTCCGCCAGCAGGCTGTGATGAACGACATCACGGGCTGGGTGATGAACATGTCCGACGGTACGGTGACGATGGAGCTGCAAGGAGCGGCATCTGCCGTCGAGGCGGCGTTTGCTGCAATGCGTGCGGGGAATTATTTCATCCGCGTGGAGCGGCTGGACATCGAGGAGCGTGAGCCCGTGGACGGCGAGCGTGACTTTTCCATCAAGTATTAG
- the aroQ gene encoding type II 3-dehydroquinate dehydratase — translation MGKILVMNGPNLNLLGTREPEIYGSLTLADIHERLRQRANEADLDIEFMQSNHEGVLVDAIQRARRTVDYIILNAGAFTHYSIALRDAIAAVEVPVIEVHLSNIHQREEFRHKSVIAPVVLGQIAGFGAESYMAALEIIICRMGGAR, via the coding sequence ATGGGTAAAATACTCGTAATGAATGGGCCGAATCTCAATCTGCTCGGCACGCGTGAGCCCGAGATTTATGGTTCTCTAACACTTGCGGATATCCACGAGCGTCTGCGTCAACGTGCCAATGAGGCAGATCTGGATATCGAATTCATGCAGTCGAATCACGAGGGCGTGCTTGTGGATGCAATTCAGCGTGCACGCAGGACGGTGGACTACATCATCCTGAATGCAGGTGCGTTCACGCACTACAGCATTGCCCTCCGCGATGCGATTGCGGCGGTTGAGGTGCCCGTCATCGAGGTACATCTCTCGAACATCCATCAGCGTGAGGAGTTTCGCCACAAATCTGTGATCGCTCCCGTCGTGCTCGGGCAGATTGCAGGGTTTGGTGCGGAGAGCTATATGGCGGCACTTGAGATCATTATCTGCCGCATGGGAGGCGCGCGATGA
- a CDS encoding M24 family metallopeptidase, producing the protein MNIEARIARLRALLAEKIVDAVLITKEENVHYFSGFHGDSTVLLVTHERLLLVTDSRYTEQAAVEASDYEIVEQRDGLYRKVAELAEDAGVVALGFEGNALVYDTVVKLRELLGEISLDTALNLDPLRQVKDADEIALIRRACRIADEGFAHIISYIQPGMTEMEVAAELEHFMRRAGSERPAFQTIIASGVRGSLPHGTASDKVIVRGELVTMDFGAVCGGYHSDITRTISVGRADARQRELYDIVLTAQQRALAALHPGVTGIEVDRVARDYFAEHNLNQYFGHGLGHSLGLEIHEEPRLSKAGTTVLRENMLITDEPGVYIPSWGGIRIEDTVLITADGAEPLTHAPKEFIEICI; encoded by the coding sequence ATGAACATAGAGGCTCGCATAGCGCGTCTGCGCGCGCTGCTTGCGGAGAAGATCGTGGACGCCGTTCTCATCACAAAAGAGGAAAATGTCCACTACTTCAGCGGATTTCATGGGGATTCGACGGTGCTCCTCGTGACGCATGAACGCCTTCTGCTCGTTACGGACAGCCGCTATACGGAGCAGGCGGCGGTAGAGGCGTCCGACTATGAGATTGTGGAGCAGAGGGACGGACTGTATCGAAAGGTCGCGGAGCTTGCGGAAGATGCGGGCGTTGTTGCGCTCGGCTTCGAGGGCAATGCGCTTGTCTACGATACGGTCGTCAAGCTGCGCGAGCTGCTCGGCGAGATTTCTCTCGACACCGCACTGAACCTCGACCCTCTGCGGCAGGTCAAGGATGCGGATGAGATTGCGCTCATCCGCCGCGCGTGCAGGATTGCGGACGAGGGCTTTGCCCACATCATCTCGTACATTCAGCCGGGCATGACGGAGATGGAGGTTGCAGCGGAGCTGGAGCATTTCATGCGGCGCGCGGGCTCGGAGCGCCCTGCCTTTCAGACGATCATCGCCTCGGGCGTGCGCGGGAGTCTGCCGCACGGCACGGCGAGCGACAAGGTCATCGTGCGCGGCGAACTCGTGACGATGGACTTCGGCGCGGTCTGTGGGGGGTACCACTCGGACATCACGCGCACAATCTCGGTCGGGCGCGCGGATGCACGACAGCGCGAGCTCTATGATATTGTTCTCACGGCACAGCAACGCGCATTGGCAGCACTGCACCCCGGCGTGACGGGCATCGAGGTCGACCGTGTGGCGCGCGATTATTTCGCGGAGCACAATCTCAATCAGTATTTCGGGCACGGGCTTGGGCACAGTCTCGGACTTGAGATCCACGAGGAGCCGCGCCTATCGAAGGCGGGGACGACTGTCCTGCGGGAGAATATGCTCATCACGGACGAGCCGGGCGTCTACATCCCGAGCTGGGGCGGCATCCGCATCGAGGACACCGTCCTCATCACGGCGGACGGTGCGGAGCCGCTGACGCACGCGCCAAAAGAATTTATTGAAATCTGCATATAA
- the efp gene encoding elongation factor P — protein MINSTDFRTGLTIEYDGGVWQIVDFQHVKPGKGAAFVRTKIKNVETGAVVERTFNPNEKMPAAHLETHTMQFLYEADGVYTFMNTETYEQSELSREQLGDALNYLMENMEVAMQQFKGRIIGIQLPNSVSLKVVECEPSVKGNTATGATKMAKVETGYEVRVPLFINEGDVLRIDTRTGNYIERA, from the coding sequence ATGATTAACAGCACCGATTTCCGCACCGGCCTCACCATTGAATACGATGGGGGCGTCTGGCAGATTGTCGATTTCCAGCACGTGAAGCCGGGAAAGGGTGCCGCGTTCGTCCGTACGAAGATCAAGAATGTTGAAACCGGCGCCGTGGTTGAGCGCACGTTCAACCCGAACGAGAAGATGCCCGCAGCGCATCTTGAGACGCACACGATGCAGTTCCTCTACGAGGCGGACGGCGTCTACACGTTCATGAACACGGAGACCTATGAGCAGTCCGAGCTCTCGCGTGAGCAGCTCGGCGATGCGCTGAACTACCTCATGGAGAACATGGAGGTTGCAATGCAGCAGTTCAAGGGGCGCATCATCGGCATTCAGTTGCCGAACTCCGTGAGCCTCAAGGTCGTTGAGTGCGAGCCGAGCGTCAAGGGCAACACGGCGACGGGCGCAACGAAGATGGCAAAGGTCGAGACGGGCTACGAGGTGCGCGTGCCGCTCTTCATCAATGAGGGCGATGTGCTCCGCATTGATACGCGTACGGGCAACTACATCGAGCGCGCGTAA
- a CDS encoding Asp23/Gls24 family envelope stress response protein: MEDMKMDNEKNAVKKETGLGTIRVADEVVSIIAGLATTEVEGVAGMSGGIAGGIAEILGRKNFSKGVKVEVGEKEAAIDLYIIVKYGIRIPEVALAAQENVKRAIETMTGLSVIEVNVHVQGVGFPEEEPKIEETRVR, translated from the coding sequence ATGGAGGATATGAAAATGGACAACGAGAAGAACGCAGTCAAGAAGGAAACAGGGCTGGGCACGATCCGCGTTGCGGATGAGGTCGTCAGCATCATCGCAGGGCTCGCCACGACGGAGGTCGAGGGCGTTGCGGGCATGAGCGGCGGTATTGCCGGCGGCATTGCGGAGATCCTTGGGCGCAAGAATTTTTCCAAGGGTGTCAAGGTCGAGGTGGGCGAGAAGGAAGCCGCCATCGATCTTTACATCATTGTGAAATATGGCATCCGCATCCCCGAGGTTGCACTTGCAGCGCAGGAGAATGTCAAGCGTGCAATCGAGACAATGACGGGGCTCTCCGTGATCGAGGTCAACGTGCACGTGCAGGGCGTCGGCTTCCCCGAGGAGGAGCCGAAGATTGAGGAAACGCGTGTACGCTGA
- the amaP gene encoding alkaline shock response membrane anchor protein AmaP has product MGIINRLLLLPYVLVTMALSVAVVAVALRIVPESVWLNELRYALSRQELLAVCGVFFLVSLKLFFAVFSRTSTSARTHGEFMVVDTKAGAVQVALSAVRGIVERVALSMQGVRTATAVISVHDAPKDAVGTPMQVELKIT; this is encoded by the coding sequence ATGGGAATTATAAATCGTCTGCTGCTCCTGCCCTATGTACTCGTTACGATGGCGCTGTCCGTTGCAGTTGTCGCAGTGGCACTGCGCATCGTGCCGGAGAGCGTATGGCTGAATGAACTGCGCTATGCGCTGTCCCGTCAGGAACTCTTGGCGGTATGCGGCGTCTTCTTCCTCGTCAGCCTCAAGCTGTTCTTTGCGGTCTTTTCGAGAACGTCGACCTCTGCACGGACGCACGGCGAATTCATGGTCGTGGATACGAAGGCAGGGGCAGTTCAGGTCGCTCTGTCTGCCGTACGCGGCATTGTGGAGCGCGTGGCGCTCTCCATGCAGGGCGTTCGGACGGCGACGGCTGTGATCTCTGTGCATGATGCACCGAAGGACGCTGTGGGGACGCCCATGCAGGTGGAGCTCAAGATCAC
- a CDS encoding DUF2273 domain-containing protein has protein sequence MKENILLFLQDQWQEHRGRTAGLLLGALFGISVLLFGFWSTLFVILCAGVGMYIGLRTEREGGWGELFDTSALNRLFRRMS, from the coding sequence ATGAAGGAAAATATACTGCTCTTCCTGCAGGATCAGTGGCAGGAGCATCGCGGGCGGACGGCAGGGCTGCTGCTTGGCGCACTGTTCGGCATATCCGTCCTGCTCTTTGGCTTTTGGAGCACGCTGTTCGTGATTCTCTGCGCAGGCGTCGGTATGTATATCGGTCTGCGGACGGAGCGCGAGGGTGGATGGGGCGAACTGTTTGACACGTCCGCACTGAACCGTCTGTTTCGGAGGATGTCATGA
- the nusB gene encoding transcription antitermination factor NusB, producing MSRRHAREAALLTLFQLEFGADDAPADSASNLAIDEVEGITEKDLPYAHALVQGTRAHLAEIDAEIARLAKEWKLHRMAVVDLSLIRMAYYEMRYQDERIDPPVAINEAVELAKKYGSDDARRYVNGILAAMQKSL from the coding sequence ATGAGCCGAAGACACGCGCGGGAAGCCGCGCTGCTGACGCTGTTTCAGCTCGAGTTCGGCGCGGATGATGCACCTGCGGACAGCGCAAGCAATCTCGCGATTGACGAGGTCGAGGGGATTACGGAGAAGGATCTGCCCTATGCGCACGCGCTCGTACAGGGGACGCGCGCACATCTTGCGGAGATCGACGCGGAGATCGCGCGTCTGGCGAAGGAGTGGAAGCTCCACCGCATGGCGGTTGTGGATCTGAGTCTCATCCGCATGGCGTACTACGAGATGCGCTATCAGGACGAACGCATTGATCCGCCTGTTGCCATCAACGAGGCGGTCGAACTGGCAAAAAAATACGGCTCGGACGATGCGCGCCGCTATGTAAACGGGATCCTTGCTGCAATGCAAAAATCTCTTTGA
- the xseA gene encoding exodeoxyribonuclease VII large subunit, protein MTVHSVSDVTRYIKGLFEGEAILSDILIRGEVSNFKRYPSGHCYFTLKDAGASMKCVMFNGYARNLRFTPENGMQVIAGGSVSVYERDGAYQLYVNSLTPEGAGALALAFEQLREKLYAEGLFDEAHKQPLPRFPKRIGIVTSSAGAVLRDIHKVAKRRWPNVQLILHPVLVQGTEAAGQIAAAIRFFNEKYPVDVLIVGRGGGSEEDLWAFNEEPVVRAIYASRIPVISAVGHETDTTLADFVSDRRAATPSQAAEFAVPDAAELNQYAAGLFARLHAGRRRATEQQRNRLRALTERPWRRNPTLLLASAVQRTDRATERLHRAAKETRTDARHRLELLLKRLELLNPVQILYRGFSTVEKDGKAVSRAKDLSVGDYLKITFADGKISAVVEAKEKQHGA, encoded by the coding sequence ATGACCGTTCACTCTGTCAGTGATGTCACGCGCTACATCAAGGGGCTGTTCGAGGGGGAGGCAATCCTCTCGGATATCCTCATACGCGGTGAAGTTTCCAATTTCAAACGCTATCCCTCGGGGCACTGCTATTTTACGCTCAAAGACGCGGGAGCGAGCATGAAATGCGTCATGTTCAACGGCTACGCGCGCAATCTGCGCTTTACGCCGGAGAACGGGATGCAGGTCATTGCGGGCGGCTCTGTGTCCGTCTACGAGCGCGATGGTGCGTATCAGCTCTATGTGAATTCGCTGACGCCCGAGGGCGCAGGTGCTCTTGCGCTTGCCTTCGAGCAGCTGAGGGAAAAGCTGTACGCCGAGGGTCTGTTTGACGAGGCGCATAAGCAGCCGCTGCCGCGCTTTCCAAAGCGGATCGGCATTGTCACATCGTCGGCGGGCGCCGTCCTGCGCGACATCCACAAGGTTGCAAAGCGTCGCTGGCCGAATGTGCAGCTGATCCTGCATCCCGTGCTCGTGCAGGGCACGGAGGCGGCGGGGCAGATTGCAGCGGCGATTCGCTTCTTCAACGAGAAATACCCCGTGGACGTGCTCATCGTCGGGCGCGGCGGCGGCTCGGAAGAGGATCTCTGGGCGTTCAACGAGGAGCCGGTCGTGCGCGCAATCTACGCGTCACGAATCCCCGTGATCTCTGCCGTGGGGCATGAGACGGATACGACGCTCGCGGATTTCGTCAGTGACCGCCGTGCGGCGACGCCGTCACAGGCAGCGGAGTTCGCCGTCCCCGATGCCGCCGAGCTGAACCAGTATGCAGCGGGACTCTTTGCACGCCTCCATGCGGGGCGCAGGCGGGCGACGGAGCAGCAGAGAAACCGTCTGAGGGCACTGACGGAGCGTCCGTGGCGCAGGAATCCGACGCTCCTCCTCGCCTCTGCCGTACAGCGCACGGATCGCGCGACAGAGCGTCTGCACCGTGCGGCAAAGGAGACGCGTACAGATGCACGCCATCGCCTCGAACTCCTGCTGAAGCGTCTGGAACTGCTGAACCCCGTGCAGATTCTCTATCGTGGTTTCAGCACTGTGGAGAAGGACGGGAAAGCGGTGAGCCGCGCGAAGGATTTATCCGTGGGAGATTATTTGAAGATTACATTTGCAGACGGGAAGATATCTGCCGTCGTTGAGGCAAAGGAGAAGCAGCATGGCGCGTAA
- the xseB gene encoding exodeoxyribonuclease VII small subunit, translating to MARKKEMAFEDALGALEQIVAEIETGELPLADLMAKYSEGIKLSDFCMKSLKRAEETMDLLVKETADGVSEEKLEIGG from the coding sequence ATGGCGCGTAAGAAGGAAATGGCGTTCGAGGACGCGCTCGGCGCATTGGAGCAGATTGTCGCGGAGATTGAGACGGGGGAGCTGCCGCTTGCCGACCTCATGGCGAAGTATTCGGAGGGAATCAAACTGTCCGACTTTTGCATGAAGTCCCTCAAGCGCGCCGAGGAGACGATGGATCTTCTGGTGAAGGAGACGGCGGACGGCGTTTCCGAAGAGAAGCTGGAGATCGGAGGATGA